A window of Malania oleifera isolate guangnan ecotype guangnan chromosome 2, ASM2987363v1, whole genome shotgun sequence genomic DNA:
GTACGCCGCAGGCAGCCGTGTACGTGGCGTAATTTCCGTATCGCGGTACGTCACGTAAGCAGAGAGTTGTTCGTAGTAAACGCCGGCGAATTTGTTCGGGTTCCGCGCGGAAACAGTGACCTGCATGGCGGCCGTGAGGACGGAAGTGGTTTCGAAGGTCTTCAAAGTGGAAACGACGCCGCCTTGAAGGGTGAAGTAGGGCTTTGTGGGCCGGAAGATTAGCCACGTCGCGAGGATTAGAACGAGCAGGATTAACATGATGATGAAGATGCTGCGGACGCCGGCGCGGATGAGGCGGCGGCGGCGTCCGTAGGATTCCATTGGCGTCTCGGGGACGGGGTGCTGGTTGCCATACTGAGGCATCGGCATGCCCCCGTTTCGAGGCCCGTATCGGCTCACAGAAATCTGACATAATTATTATTGCAATTAAGTATTAATATATACGCGCTAAATGCAAATAATGAGTAATTAAAAAGATTCAACTatcaaatttaatgaaaaatcatttttcactTATCAAATTCAAGATTTTTAAATCTATGTATGTTTTCTTTGGTTCTATAAAT
This region includes:
- the LOC131148340 gene encoding NDR1/HIN1-like protein 1; the encoded protein is MPMPQYGNQHPVPETPMESYGRRRRLIRAGVRSIFIIMLILLVLILATWLIFRPTKPYFTLQGGVVSTLKTFETTSVLTAAMQVTVSARNPNKFAGVYYEQLSAYVTYRDTEITPRTRLPAAYEGGYETKVWSPALGGDRVPVGRDMARYLNEDQTAGKVPVKIKVDGRLKWKMGVWVTGKHGMQADCPAFMTFDRSNNSSPVIKFTPELQSCMVDA